One Sparus aurata chromosome 23, fSpaAur1.1, whole genome shotgun sequence genomic window, CAGTTTTTAGTGCAGGAGATTAAAGATTTGCCCTTTGCTTACTACGCGGTTGAAGTGCATTATAGTAGGTGCTAATTTCATTGTAGGAAATGTTCCTTAAAGTTTCAATGCTTCAATCCAGAGCCAGCCCAGGGTGTTCTCAGCCGGACTGGACATCATGGAGATGTACCAGAAGAGTCCAGAGAGATGTGCAGAGTTCTGGAGAGCCGTTCAGGAGATGTGGCTGAAGCTCTACGGCTCCAACATGGTCGTAATAGCTGCAATCAACGTACGTGTAAAACGCAAACAAATTTGTAAGCAAATCAGATGTATTGCAGATGAGCTTTTGGCCGACCTGATCACTGCTTCCACAGGGTTCCAGTCCTGCAGGTGGATGTCTGATGTCCCTCACATGTGACTACAGGATAATGGCGGACAACCCTCGTTTCAGCATCGGCCTTAATGAGACACAGCTCGGCATCGTAGCACCTTTTTGGTAACGAGCCTGGCAAATATTTGTTGTGGTGATGTTCTTGCCAAAGATAGTGTTAGTATTAACATTATTCTCTGTGGCTTATCTTAGACATCTGTTACACTTCTATATCTTCACAGTAAATCAAACTACTAACAACTTACTGCTGCCCTCAGGTTTAAGGACACCATGGCAAACACAGTGGGCCACCGGAACACAGAGTTGGCTCTGGAGCTTGGGCTGCTGTACAATCCTTCAGAGGCCTTAAAGATAGGATTGGTGGACCAACTGGTACCTGAAGACCAGGTCCTCGCCACAGCCACACAGACAATGACCAAGTGGTTGGCTATTCCAGGTACATTACACTCTGCATAGCACATTTAAGTATAGAAGGTTCATGTCATAGTGCACCATTAAATGATCTCATTAAGATGCATActatactttcaaaataaatcgtTATATTGCAGAACAGTCCGGCCCGGCAACACTTTTGTGCACTTGTGCTCGTATTCCAGTATCATTCAGTCGTACAGTCACGTGTCAGATAAAGGCTGATGCTACCATGGGCTGTATGAAATGACCAAAGTCTCATATCCTGATATGTTTCATTTAATAACCAGATAGCAATACACATCACAAATGTAacccagtgtttcccacacatagactttacttgGACAGGCCACCCAGGTATATTAACAGCTGTCCAAGTATAATTGGGAACCCATTTTAGCATTGTTTATGCCTCCACGCCAGCGATAGCCATGGCCAGAAGCATCATGTTTTCTGGTtatccatctgtctgtccatccCATTCTTGTGAAGCAATATATCAAGAATACTTAAGGGAATCTCTTCACATTTGTCACAAATGTCCACTtggactcaaggatgaactgattagattttggcAGGTACTGTCACTGTGTCACTGTGACctctcaaaacacatttttggcatcACTCAACTATTCAGTGAAGATTTGTACACAATTTCACACAAATGGATAAGATGAAGAAGTTCATCTGTCGAGAGAACGACACGATCCGCGTTTGATTAACCAGTGGACAATCTGCCCGcgtctgtctcctctctgtgacCTCTGTTATATAATGTAGGCCTTCTTATGCTGTTGTTTCGTACAAGCTGTAAGTGCACTTGGTTTTGGAAATTGGGTTGTGAAAACAGAATTGGGGGTAAATAAAAAATTCCAAAATGCAAAGGTTTATTTTTGGCCAACTTTTAAAACATGCCGCTGACAAAGACAGTCAACAGAGCAAACACGTActggagagaaacaaaaagacgAGGCAAGCCATTGTGTGCATTAAGGTGGATGCTGAAAGCAACAGTACGTAGGCAAACTTTTAAAGCGATTCTGAAAAAGTTGAGTTTTGATTCTCATTCTCAACTACATGgccattctgtgggaaacactgtcaccatttttctctcttttcatacTCAAACCAAATCCATCTAGCAGAAGTAGCCCCTGTTTTAGGTACTGAGTCCTCGATTTGTCTTGGCTGGTTCGGAGTCCTTGGCTGGTTATTGGAGTCAAAACATACACTGAAAATGTACTGATATCTGAGCAAAAATAGAATTTTTAATGTTAGTTTGAAGTTAAAGGTCAGAATATGATGCTTTGGTTCTGTCCATCTTTTCACTTCCCAGCCCACGCCCGACAGATCACCAAGTCCATGATGAGGAAGCCAACTATCGACAAGCTGACGTCCAACAGGGAGGCTGACATCAAAAACTTTGTCACGTTCATCACCAAAGACTCCATTCAGAAGTCGATCGGCATGTATCTGGAGATGCTTAAAAAGAGAAAGGGCTAGAGGAGAGCGGGACACATATGAAATgacccacacatacacatgactacatacatgcatacacagGGATTTTGGGCCAGAAAACACATCAGCCTTCAGTGTCTTGGTTTCATTTGTGTCAATTGTGTTAAGATCCTTTATTACATCTCTTTGTAGCCTTCATTACCAATGTTCACCTAGTGCAGAACAAGGTGTGTAGTTATTTAGATTGACGCAAAAGATAAAGATCCATTTGAATAttcattaaaggaacagttaacCCAAAAAACATcattccagaaatgttttgcagagTACAAAACTTTAATATACAACTGTAGTTAATAGCAAGCAGGTTAGCTTGCTATTAactacagtttaaaaaaaaacaacatttctttaaatttaTCCTAAACCTATATGGTTTTATGGTTAAAGTTGAATTCTATCCATGTTTGTTCATGTGCTCTTGGTTTTGGGGAAGCTAAAGAAAGACACCGCCCTTCACTCTTTTTTGTGAGTATCTGTCTCACTACAGCTCCTTGTACACTCCTTTTACATGCGGACAGTCCAAAGCTTGACAGACCTGCTGCGCATACTTACCGTTTGTGAGCTATAACTTGACATTTGCTGTTTGGGCGAGGTGTTTATTGAACAGTCAGCTAACATCACAGGCAGGTCTCCACCATTTAAAGTGCCTAGCCTCACTGGACATTCAAGAGCCATTACGACTAATGAAAGTACGCTTGGGTGCATTTGAAGTGCCCACAGGGGGTTGAAGCCTTTGTCCTCTCTAACAGATTTATCTACAGTCAAAATTTCTAACTCCTTTTTTAGCCAGAATGTCTGAAACGGCGAGTGTATTAAATGTGTTCAGTGGATTTATTGATGTCATTTAAGAATAAATTTCAGTAATCAAAAAATCACATTGCTCTCATTCATTGTCACTGTCGAGTCTTAACATGATCCTCGGGGTTCATTATGAAATAAAGTCTCGCTTTTGGATACCCAGGTAATCCTAAAAGCCAGATTACTATCTGTTAAAGAGCGAAAGAGTTTCTGGTTTTATTTGCCACGATTTTTAATTCCGAAGTAGCAGTTTTCTACAGTAGACTGGTTGCtgaattaaaaatgacattttaatgaatcTTCACAAATGTGTCTCACCTTTTATACACTTGAATAAAAGACTTGACTCACATTTTGACATTAAGCAAATTTGCAATGAAATAACTTGTCACAGTTGTTTATTTCAGTCTTGTGCTTCATGGCTGCAAGGTTGGTTATTAATTCATATTCAGGAGGAGGCCGGTGGTAGAGGTGTTGTGATATAGACAGCAGCAGCCTAGGCAGTCAGCGTCACCTCCACAGGGTAATGGTCACTGACAGCCAATGTCTGAGAGAGatttaagaaggaaaaaacaattgtttttattatgcaCTTTAAAAATCAACAGGCCATCagaatacacttttttttactaCCTTTAGTGAGGAAGACAATATATTGGTGGTTTTGCTTGTTTTAGCCCATCAACCAAAATATCTTTGTGATTAGCATCACTGACGAAACGATACAATACACCATAAAAAGGTGAATAGTTTTTTTGACCCTTAATTCCAACTGTTCATTTGTGAGTTTTAGGGGTGCTGGCACTTTTTGACAGTGCCAGGCTGCCTGTTTCCTCCAGtctctgtgctaagctaagttaacaGGCTTCTTGGTGTAGCTTCATATTAACTGAACAGACTCTATAGTGGTAGAAATGTCCTCATTTGACTCTTCACCAGAAAGCATAAGTGTATTTCCTAAAATTTCAAACTTAAATGTCTGCAGCAGCCGTTTCTAAAATCTTCTGGGCCAAACTTTTAATCATGACTGTGATCAACATAGAAGATTTAGATGAAGTATTTCCCTAAATGTTTTTACACTTCTGTTTGAATGCGGCCCTAATGCAGTGCAGTGTAGATTATTAATCCATGCACATACAGTAACAGTTTGTGAACTTGCATATCTTTCATAATGCATtatacatgcaaacacatacagtacagacagacaggatatAATATATGTTGCCCTCCTGTCAGAATCGTGTTTGCTGCCACTCAGTGATGCAAGCAAAGGTCAGTAGTTGTTACACATATATTAATGGGAAACGCACATATTCTATGTTATTTTCAAACCTCAAtacaaaatctgaaaatgtaaaacttgATTCATTGTAAATGATCTCTCATGGCCCACTGGCATATCTTCATTGACCACCAGGAGGCCGTGGACCACACTTTGGGAGTCACTGGTCTACCAAACTGGCATATGACTGGAGCGCCCTGTTTTTTAAAGGCAGGAGTTGTTCTGAGAAgctctgtttttattgcagGGAGGCTGTCCCCTAGCTGAAAGGCTGACCTGCTCAAGTGAGTAGCAAGAATCCTCAACAGCCCACCATTGTAGTCACTGCCGCTTCCCTACTGTCGCAACCTCATACTTTCTCATTCTCCCAAGAAATCAATGGCTGTCTTCACCAGCAAAGGGAGCGAGCAGCTCAACACTGAGTGGGCAAGACACACCTAAACACTTTAAAAGTGTCCTTGTCTCCGCGTCACACGTCTGTAACTGAGTTGTTGCTTTAAAATCGTGATAGCTGAGGGTTAGGTGTGTGACTTCATCGGCCCAGCTCTAGTTAACACCATATGAACTAACAACTCCTTTAGAGTCTCTTGTACCGGTAACCACACCCAACAGTGACGTCTCCATGCACAGACCATGTCATTACTACACCGCCACATCAAAACCCAGATCTTCAGCCAGGGTTAGGTTGCTCTCAGCCTTTTTGGACTTGGCAACTGAAGTGAATCATATTGTACTGATATGGGAGAATTTAAGCTGAAGTTGTTTTTACCAGACTTTGGCTGAGACTCAAGTCCATCGTGAAGTCGTAGACCTTAGCGCTGCCCTGCAACACTCCCTTCAACATGTCAGTGGTGACCACGATCctgcaaatacaggaagagCGGTGGAGTTAAGAGTCTGTGCGCGTGTACTCTAtgccactgtctgtctgtgtgtctaccTGTCATAAGCGCAGTTGGTGTGCGACACAGTAGTGTCGGCCTCGTCGCTGATCAGCCAGTGGAAGCTCTTGTCTGTGAAGAGGCGGATCTTCTGCCAGTCAGAGCCCATCACATAGTTGCAGTCTGCGTTGAAGTCTCCCAGCAGCACGATGTCCTGCAGAGGGATTGTAATGGTTTAACCACTCCCACCCCCATCTCATATATTACCACAATAATTGTACTGTGCACTCAACCTATTTTAAGTGACGCCACTTAGTTATTGATATTTTGTGTGGCTGTGTTTGTAGAGTTAAAGAAAGTGTTCACGTTGGTGTTCCAGCGGGTGCGGACATCAGCCACCACATCGTAGAGAGCGTTCACTTCCTCCACCGCCGAGTCAGGAGAGGTGTGCTGGGGGATCAGAACAAAGTTCTTCACAGCTAGAAAACAAAGGGGGTAGAATTAATGAGTGAAGGGAGGTATGTTAATGAGCAAATAATGAGCTTCCTGCCTGCCTATAGAGGTACAAAGTGAGATGCCCATCCTTAATGtgcaaaataaatattgtgagTATCAAATAACTCAGTCCATGGAAAAATTCCAGCAAGCCATGTGTAGAAACTGAACAAGTTGTCAAGACTCTCTGTGAGGTTGTGacgtcacaactatacagtttCGGCTCTCATCCTGGCCCCCGGTAAAGCCATGGTTGCAAAACCACGGCAAAACTGTGCCAGAAACACAGTGGGCCAGgacctgctcaggcctgtgagagctgaccaatcagatcagaCTGGGTTTTGCAGGAgagggggccttaaagagacaggcactaaaacgGAGCGTTCAAACAGAGGGCGAATAGTGGTGTCGCAGCAATGGACAGCaatggaaaaaataatgtgttttctgaacaTTAAACTGtgtagacattttttttgtaggcacccaaaatatatactgtaagtatgaacctgaaaatgagcataatggACCTTTAAGTTTGTCAGAGTAGGCCTGACACAAATCCTCTATGGTACTAAGAGTTTAACTTGAGGCAAGTTAACCAACAGACCTCAGGATCTAATCCCCCCTCTACATC contains:
- the eci1 gene encoding enoyl-CoA delta isomerase 1, mitochondrial, coding for MALRAAVRSKCGLTALLSQRSSCSSHGRVRVSPVLIAQQRNNSTSSKIKVDFDQSTGVAVMRLQSPPVNSLSLDFLTEFCIATEKLELDKSCRGLIITSSQPRVFSAGLDIMEMYQKSPERCAEFWRAVQEMWLKLYGSNMVVIAAINGSSPAGGCLMSLTCDYRIMADNPRFSIGLNETQLGIVAPFWFKDTMANTVGHRNTELALELGLLYNPSEALKIGLVDQLVPEDQVLATATQTMTKWLAIPAHARQITKSMMRKPTIDKLTSNREADIKNFVTFITKDSIQKSIGMYLEMLKKRKG